The Streptomyces achromogenes DNA segment CCGAGGGCGTTGGTGGTGCGTCGTTTGTTGGAGGGGCAGCAGGCGGGGGAGTTGTCGACGCGGTATGTGTGTGCGGTCGCTGAGACGGTGGGTGTTTCGGAGCGTACGGTCTGGCGCTGGCTGGAGCAGGCCAAGTCGACCGGGCGGGCAGAGGCGCCGGTCCGGCAGGGATACGCGGTGTCGGACGAGGTGTGGGCGCTGCTGGGTGAGGCGGGGGGCAATGTCTCGGAGCTGAGGCGTCGGCTGGTGGCTGCCGGCGGCGAGGTGGCCATTCCGTCGATGTCGACGTTGTGCCGGGTGATCCGCCGGGACCGTAGGGCGGGGCGGCTTTGCTGACCGGGCGGGAGCCTGAGGTTGCCGGGCCGCGCAGGCCGGATCCCCTCAGTGAGCTGGGCCTGAACGTGGTGGCCGAGAAAGGCGTCGGTGGACAGGTGTTTCTGCGGGAGCAGAAGCATCTGGCGCAGGTCCCGGTCCTGGTCCCGGATGCCCAGGTGGTGCACACGCCTGCTGTGCGGTCGGTGCTGCGGACGGTCGCGCACGCGGCCGGGGTGGGGGCGGTGGTGTGTTTGTACGGCGACGCCGGCCAGGGCAAGACCGTCGCGTTGCAGTACGCCCTGTCCCAGCTGCCGCACCCGGCCAGGGTCGCGCAGGCCCGGCGAACGTGCCGCGAGGGCCTCGGCGTGTTCCTTGCCCGCGCCGGTCAGAGCGCCGTCCTTGCCGTAGTGCAGCACGGTGTTCGCCGAGTTCCAGTTCTCGACGACCTGGAGCCCGCCGTGGATCTCCCGGCGCAGGCCGGGCTGGCCAGGTAGTTGCAGGCGAAGAAAGTGCGCACGGCGCGGCCGAGTTCTTCGAGGGCCTGGTAGGTGGGGTGCTTGGGGCCGCCGCCGGTGAAGCGCCGCAGTACCTGCTCCGCCTCGGCGGTGCCGAGGCGGAGCGTGGTGGCGTACTTGACCATCTGGTCGTACTGCTGCTCGATCAGCTCCCAGCGGATCGGCCGCGTCAGCGAGGCACCGAGCGCCGGCCAGCCGGGCGGCGTGTCGTACGGGCGGTACAAGCGGATGCTGCCGATGTTCTTCAGCCTCGGCAGCAGGCGGAAGTTCAACAGTTTCGGTGAAGGCGAAGCCGACGACGCTCGCGCCGTGCGTGCCGGCGTAGTTGGACTCGACCTCGGCGTCCGTGCAGTGCAGCAGCAGGCCCTCGATCATCGCCGCGACCTCGGAGGAGGAACAGCTCTTGAGCTGGGAGTAGGAGGCCAAGGGCGACAAGGGTGGCCGACGCCCGGCCATTACAACAGAGAAACGGGCCCGCCGCGCTACCGCGGCCTACTTTGCGGCTGGTGTCTGAGCTGGGACACCGGGGCCGACGAGAAGGCCGTCCACCAGGGCCCGGAGCCCGTCCTGGTAGGTGTCCTCGGCGGTCAGCGGCGCCCAGCGGTCCGCGGCCTGCGCCAAGCGGGGCAACTCGCTGGAGTCGAGATCGGCAAAGACCTGCTCCCGGTAGGTCGCACGGTCATCATCTGCGCGCCGCCGGGCCGCTGTCGTCCTGACCACGATCTCTCCGGCGGTGTAGTACCAGATGGAACGGTAGCCGTGCACGGCCCCGTCGAGGGAGAGGCCGCATTCAACCAGACCGTCAACGATCTGCTCGACAAACCACAGCGCGGATGTGGACATCAAGTCGTCGGCGGTCAGCACCTCCACGATCCATGGGCAGGCGGCGAGCGCCTCGTGGATCGCCGTGGCGGCGACGATGACCCGCTCGCGAGGGTGGGCCGGCAATTCGGGTCGGTGCAGCGTCCGCGCGGCGTAGTCGTCCAGCAGGAGGAGGAGCAGTTCTTCCTTGTCGCGGACGTGGTGGTAGAGCGCCATCGGCGTACTGCCGACCTCCGTGGCCAGCCGCCGCATCGTCAGCCGTTCCACGCCTGTCTCGGTCACGATCCGGCGGGCTGTCTCGATGATCTCCTTTCGAGAGATACGGGGAGGTCGGCCCGGGGTTTTGCGCGGTGCGGACGGTTGCGGCATGCCCCCATCATCCCGCAGGTGTCGACAGCGGCCATCGTCCGGCGCTAAGTTTTCTTACATGTATAAAAACTCGCGGGAGAGACGAGGCGTGGTGCTGGCGGCAGCCGCCGTCGCCCAGTTCGTCGTCGCCCTGGACATGTCCGTGGTCAACGTCGCGTTGCCCGCGATCCGCAACGCGCTGGGATTCGCGCCGCTCGATCTGTCATGGGTCGTGCACGTGTACGCGCTCACGTTCGGCGGGTTCCTGCTGCTGGGAGGCCGCGCTTGCGACCTGTACGGCCAGCGTCGGATGTTCGCGCTGGGACTTACCGTCTTCGGGCTGTGCTCACTGGCGGGCGGACTGGCCCAGACGCCCTGGCAACTGATCGCCGCACGCGCCGGGCAGGGCCTGGGCGCCGCCGCTGCCGCACCGGCCGCGCTGGCGATGCTCACCACCACCTTCACCGAAGGCCCCCAGCGCGTCCGCGCCCTCGGAGTGTGGAGCGCGGTGAACGCCGCTGGTGGCGCGCTGGGTGTGCTGGCAGGCGGGCTGCTGACCGAGTACGCGGGCTGGCGCTGGGTCATGCTGATCAATCTGCCCATCGTCGTGGCGGCTCTCGCGCTCATCCCCGCTGGGGTGCCCGCCGGAACAGCACCCGCCCGGCGCGAGAGGCTCGACGGGGTGGGCGCCGTCCTGGCGACCGGCGGAGTCGGGCTGCTGGTGCTCGGTGTCGTCCGCACCGACACCCTCGGCTGGGACTCCCCAGTCACGTGGGCGACCCTGGCTGCCGCGGCCGTACTGCTGACCGCCTTCGTCTTCGCCGAGTCGAGGGCCGACGCACCGCTGCTGCGCCTCGGCCTGCTGCGCAGCCGCTGGGTCGCCGGCGCGAACGTGCTGGTGTTCCTGGCCGCGGCCGGGCAGTTCACGGCGTTCTACTTGGTGTCCCTGTACATGCAGCAGGTCCTGGGCATGGGTGCCGCAGCGACCGGCACCGCATTTTTGCCCTTCTCCCTGGGGCTGGTCGCGGGAACCATAGGCGCGACCCGCATCACCGCGTCACGCACCCCCCGTGCATCCTTGGTGCCAGGCGCTCTGCTGGCCGCCGCGGGCCTGGCCTGGTTCGCCCTCATCAGCCCCGACGGCAGCTTCCTCACCGACGTGCTCGGCCCCTCCCTCGTCACCAGCGTCGGCGCCGGACTGGTCCTGGCCCCGGTCGCCGCCGCCGCGACCACCGGCGTCGCTCCGCGTGAGGCCGGCATGGCCTCCGGCCTCATGAACAGCTCCCGCCAACTCGGCGGCTCCATCGGCCTGGCTGCCCTGGCCACCATCGCCGCGCACCACACCGGCACAGCCACCGACCCCGCCGCGCTCAACGACGGCTACGCCCTGGGCCTGGCCATCGCCGCCGCCATTTTCGTGCTCGCGGCAGTCGTGGCGATAGGTGTGCTGCCGCGCCGCCGGACCGTCACACCTCTCCCGCAATCCACCGCCCCCGCAGAGAACCAGCTGGAAGGAACACCGTCATGAAGACCACCACCGTCGACCTGTTCGCCTCGGCACTGCACTTCCACCCCGACGGCGACGTCCGAGCCGTCGAACGGCAGATGACGAGCAACGGCTCCGGCGCCTGGCAGATCGCCACGTTCCACGTGGGGACCGACGCCGACGTGCACGCCGACCACTGGGAGATGCACCCAGAGGCCGAGGAAGCGGTGTGCTGCCTGACCGGCGGTGTCCGTCTCTACTTTCGTCCCGACAGGCCCGGCGGCGGCGAGGAAATGGTGCAGTTGCAGGCAGGCACCGCCGTGATCGTTCCCCGCGGGCGCTGGCACCGCCTGGAGCTGGAGGCCCCCAGCGACCTGATGTCGATCACACGTCGCAACCGCACCCGCCTCGAAAAGCGCACCGATACCCACTGAGGGGAAGGTGGCCCGGCAAAGCAGTTGTCGGGCCACACGAAACTCGCCCGAAGAAGGCCCGTGTTCATGGCGATCTGTAGGGGTGGCGCGCCGGGTGGGCACGCCACCCTCTCATGTCGACCGCCCCGCACGCCGGATTACTTGGCCATGCAGGGACGTGTCAGCTGCATATCCGTTGAAGCCGGTGACGACGGCCGCCCCAGTAAGTCCAGATCTTGTGGGGTCCGGCCTGGTGCGCGATGTCCCCGGCAAGCGCGATGAACACCTTGTGCTGGCGGGCCATGCGCCGCCAAGAGTCGAGGCCAGCGGCTGCGCGATGCCTGCCTCGCCACCATGGTCGACCTCGGCGTGCACGCGGACATGGAGCCGGCCGACTTCCTCCCCGCGATGGACGGCTACCGGCAGCGCGACCCGGAGCTGTGACATTGCTTCACTTGGTGAGTCGGCTGCATCGGGATGCGCCCGCCCAGTTCACAGGGCTCCTCTGCGCTTCGGCTTCACTGCCGCAGGCACTCGCCGTCATCTCCCGCAGCTGCCAGGCGGCCCAGGGATACACTGCTCCGCCTCACCCTTACCGGAGGTCACCTCAGTGTTACCTGCACGGACACTCGCCGTTGCCCCGCTGGCTCTGGTGATTCTCGCCCTGTCCGGTTGCTCGTCCTGGGGCTGCACCGACACGACGGCGAAGCGCGGTAAGGCCGGTGTCAGGGTGCAGGTCGTGGACACGTATGGGCAGCGTCCCGGCGTCACCGTCGAGGTCGTTGGCTGGCGCCTTGAGCTCCACCCGCAGGTGCCCTCCGAAGGTGACAAGGTCCACTTCCACTACCGCTTCGACGGCGCCGACGAATACTCCGGCCGTGCAGTGGACGTCTGCGCGGTCGATAAGAAGCGCGTGGCGTTGGGGTGTCAGACGATCTATTCGTCGGAGGCGTGGCAGCAGCCGGACGGTGCTCTTACGGGCGACGGCCGGCTCGCTGTCGAGCACCCTGAGCAGGTTGCCGGAGTGCTGTTGATCCCCAATGACCAGTCCTATGACCGACGAACCTGCGATCAGGACGTCAAGGACGGTGGCGGGATCCATCCTCCGGAACCAGCCGGAGTGGGGGACCAGCTGTAGGGGGTCAAGGCGGTTGAGCTTGCGGCACGGGTCTGCTGGCGCCGAGGAATTGTCAAATCCTGTGGATGGGACTGCTCGCAAGCTCCGGGCCACTCCGCTTTTGGCCTATGCCCGCGGTGGATGGGTTCCGTCGACTTCGCACTGTCACTAGCGTCCGTGTGGCGGATGTGCGACAGGCCACCCGGCCGGCGCGGCCCTGCCCAGGCCGGTACGCCACCAAGCGGTGCCTGCCAGCCGGTCGTACGGGGCTGTCAGTCTTTGTGCACGGGACGCAAGGTCACCAGGTCGTTGCCGTCGCAGTAGGCGAGCGGCCCGCCGACGGCTTTGTTGGCGGGCCGGAACGCCTGGCAGTCCGATGTGCCCCGCCAGAGGGTATTGCCCCGGTGGTCCAGCAGGAGCAGGCGGCGACCGTCCTGCCAGAAGCCGCCGGTGACGGACCGCGCCGCGGGGCTCAGCCCGTGGGGGCGGACCAGCTGGTCGGCGCCTGCGTACAGGAGCCGATCCGGGCGGCCGGGCGCGCGGATGATCTCGTTCATGGTGCCGTAGGTGACCAGGTACTCGCCCGGGGCCAGTCGCCGGGAGCGGCGCAGGGTGCCGAAGTAGGGATCGACGACCAGGGTGCCTTTGGCGTCCGGCAGTACCATGCGGTAGCCGACGATCAGGGGAAGAGTGCGGTCCCAGCGGCATCCGGTGCGCGCGTCGCGCGGGGCCTGAGGCTGGTCCCAGACGAAGCTGTACTGCCAGCCGCGGTCCCCGTCACCGGATTCCACCCCGCTGGCGAGGACGGTGGCGTGGCAGCTGCCCTTGGCCGGTGCGGTGACCATGATGACCCGGTCGTTTTCCTTGATGATTCGATCGACGGTGCCGTCGGGCGGCCGCAGCGCCGCCTGCCAGTGAAGCCCGCCGTCGCCCGGGTCAACAGTGCCGACACGGTCGGGGGTGACCAGATAGGGCCCGCAATGGTCCCCACTGCGGCCGTCGGCGGTGGCGAGCGCGTCGGCCTGGCAGACGACTCCTACCGCCCCGGACACTGCGCGCGTCCACTGGAGTACACCCGACCAGGCGTCCCAGCCGGTCAGGCGGCAGGACCTGGGGCGGCAGACCGCCGTCAGTACCACGGAGCTGTTCTCCAACAGGAAAACCTGGCTGCCGAGCGGCAAGGCCTGACGCCAGAGCAGGAGCCCCCGCTCCGGGTTGAGCCCGGCGATCGCACTCGGACCCCGGCGGCCGTCTCTGCCGCCGACCAGTATCACCCGGCGACCACCGCCGAGCACGGAGTGCGCCGCGCCGGGCTGGTGCGAGGTCAACGCGAATTCGGCCGGCAATGTCAGCCGCCAGCCCCCGTTCTCTGCGCCATCCAGGCGGACCAGCGTGCGGCCCTGGCCGAGCAGCCCCGCTGCGGGGTCGTTCAGCGCCCAGGTGCCATCGGGGCCCGGCCGCACCGGCAGTGGAACACGCGAGGCCTCCTCGGGCACCGCCTCCCCATCGCCGAACATCGGCGGCGACGGGGCGAAACAGCCCGCCACCAGCAGCCCCACCGCCACGGTCAGTAGCCCTCGCCGCCACCGATGCCTCATCGCGCCCCCCGGATCCGCCCACACGGTAGAACGCCCGCAAACCTGCTCGCCGCTCTTCCGCCTCCTTCGTGATGACCTCGTAGCACGAGGGGGTCGGATCAGCCGTACCCCAGTCGCCCTATGCTGCGGCGATCACGTGCGAGTACATCTGATGGGGGCGGTCATGTTCGACGCGGAAGAGTAATTGTCAACATCAGCGGGGTTGTTCAGGCCGCAATGGCTTCGGGGCGTTCGACGAGGTGACCGTTCTTGAAGCGGGCACCGTTGCGGACGAGGGCAACAAGATGGGGTGCGGTGATCGCGCGCCAGCGGGCCTGGGCAGACTGGTCGTGGCGAGGGCCAGCTCCTGCGTCTCGATAGCCGGGGCGCGCATAATGCGCCAGCTGGTGCGCGGCGCGGTGACGACGTGGACCAGGACGACGACGGCCTGGCGGCCGAAGCCGCCGAGCCACGTCCCGGTGAAGCGGACCTGATCGGCCGCCCAGTCGCCCGCCCGCTGCCACGGGGCAGACGCCCGAGTAGATAGCTGGCCGCGAGCACGACGACCCTAGTGACGACGATGCCCATCACAC contains these protein-coding regions:
- a CDS encoding TetR/AcrR family transcriptional regulator; the protein is MPQPSAPRKTPGRPPRISRKEIIETARRIVTETGVERLTMRRLATEVGSTPMALYHHVRDKEELLLLLLDDYAARTLHRPELPAHPRERVIVAATAIHEALAACPWIVEVLTADDLMSTSALWFVEQIVDGLVECGLSLDGAVHGYRSIWYYTAGEIVVRTTAARRRADDDRATYREQVFADLDSSELPRLAQAADRWAPLTAEDTYQDGLRALVDGLLVGPGVPAQTPAAK
- a CDS encoding MFS transporter; this translates as MYKNSRERRGVVLAAAAVAQFVVALDMSVVNVALPAIRNALGFAPLDLSWVVHVYALTFGGFLLLGGRACDLYGQRRMFALGLTVFGLCSLAGGLAQTPWQLIAARAGQGLGAAAAAPAALAMLTTTFTEGPQRVRALGVWSAVNAAGGALGVLAGGLLTEYAGWRWVMLINLPIVVAALALIPAGVPAGTAPARRERLDGVGAVLATGGVGLLVLGVVRTDTLGWDSPVTWATLAAAAVLLTAFVFAESRADAPLLRLGLLRSRWVAGANVLVFLAAAGQFTAFYLVSLYMQQVLGMGAAATGTAFLPFSLGLVAGTIGATRITASRTPRASLVPGALLAAAGLAWFALISPDGSFLTDVLGPSLVTSVGAGLVLAPVAAAATTGVAPREAGMASGLMNSSRQLGGSIGLAALATIAAHHTGTATDPAALNDGYALGLAIAAAIFVLAAVVAIGVLPRRRTVTPLPQSTAPAENQLEGTPS
- a CDS encoding cupin domain-containing protein translates to MKTTTVDLFASALHFHPDGDVRAVERQMTSNGSGAWQIATFHVGTDADVHADHWEMHPEAEEAVCCLTGGVRLYFRPDRPGGGEEMVQLQAGTAVIVPRGRWHRLELEAPSDLMSITRRNRTRLEKRTDTH
- a CDS encoding PQQ-binding-like beta-propeller repeat protein, with translation MAVGLLVAGCFAPSPPMFGDGEAVPEEASRVPLPVRPGPDGTWALNDPAAGLLGQGRTLVRLDGAENGGWRLTLPAEFALTSHQPGAAHSVLGGGRRVILVGGRDGRRGPSAIAGLNPERGLLLWRQALPLGSQVFLLENSSVVLTAVCRPRSCRLTGWDAWSGVLQWTRAVSGAVGVVCQADALATADGRSGDHCGPYLVTPDRVGTVDPGDGGLHWQAALRPPDGTVDRIIKENDRVIMVTAPAKGSCHATVLASGVESGDGDRGWQYSFVWDQPQAPRDARTGCRWDRTLPLIVGYRMVLPDAKGTLVVDPYFGTLRRSRRLAPGEYLVTYGTMNEIIRAPGRPDRLLYAGADQLVRPHGLSPAARSVTGGFWQDGRRLLLLDHRGNTLWRGTSDCQAFRPANKAVGGPLAYCDGNDLVTLRPVHKD